One Nocardia iowensis DNA window includes the following coding sequences:
- a CDS encoding DUF4873 domain-containing protein gives MARRSTAKGSPHAGADYYGTAILIVRGVEVPVRVEMRGYPEPTDGVYRWVGRIDADDALTDVLGDEQRTPCVVRTGDTACPAVVGDRDLWNRYRVMGKSTPPYPLL, from the coding sequence ATGGCACGGCGCAGCACAGCAAAGGGCAGCCCGCATGCCGGCGCCGACTACTACGGAACGGCAATCCTCATCGTTCGCGGTGTGGAAGTGCCGGTGCGCGTGGAGATGCGGGGATATCCGGAACCGACGGACGGCGTCTACCGGTGGGTCGGCCGGATCGACGCCGACGACGCGCTCACCGACGTGCTCGGCGACGAACAACGGACGCCCTGCGTGGTGCGGACCGGCGACACCGCCTGCCCCGCCGTGGTCGGCGACCGCGACCTGTGGAACCGGTACCGCGTCATGGGCAAG
- a CDS encoding diiron oxygenase, which translates to MGTPSPEPIEFPSPTSISGAAVRRRRAIADRGLSARRLLLDAAAETYDGDLDIDWAAPLDPGKRWLPDQLSTIHGTWLWHRMGSEQRATLAKYELANLLTLAIYANAARSMLLFRDIIEASGPADDQTRAALAAIHADSRTMAMFGRMVHKSGLAPYRRPVLAQVVSRLVLLTPRNTATSAVTLLIQQAMYDLASTIADDPDTQPHLRQLMKIHRVAARRNLAYAQDELIAEIEEHGRVSNTLAALLTAAATAALYPAVIAPRPYRAAGVRAGQALAAAYLGRHYQEAARTFTESFVRQGVQGGLFGDPLTTTILRLGRVWPGSAPRRHR; encoded by the coding sequence ATGGGAACGCCGAGCCCCGAACCGATCGAATTCCCGTCGCCCACTAGCATTTCCGGAGCCGCGGTGCGGCGCCGCCGTGCCATCGCCGATCGCGGGCTCAGTGCCCGGCGGCTATTGCTCGATGCCGCGGCGGAGACCTACGACGGCGACCTCGACATCGACTGGGCGGCGCCGCTCGATCCCGGAAAACGCTGGCTGCCCGACCAGCTCAGCACCATCCACGGCACCTGGCTCTGGCACCGGATGGGTAGCGAACAGCGGGCCACCCTCGCCAAATACGAGCTGGCCAACCTGCTCACCCTGGCCATCTATGCAAATGCGGCTCGGTCCATGCTGCTGTTCCGCGACATCATCGAGGCCTCGGGTCCGGCCGACGATCAGACCCGCGCCGCGCTGGCGGCCATTCACGCCGACAGCCGCACCATGGCCATGTTCGGCAGGATGGTGCACAAGAGCGGGCTTGCCCCCTACCGGCGGCCGGTACTCGCTCAGGTGGTGTCCCGGCTGGTGTTGTTGACGCCGAGGAACACCGCGACGTCGGCGGTGACGCTGCTGATTCAGCAGGCCATGTACGACTTGGCGAGCACGATCGCCGACGACCCCGATACCCAGCCGCACTTGCGCCAGCTGATGAAGATTCATCGGGTAGCCGCCCGACGCAACCTGGCCTACGCCCAGGACGAGCTGATCGCCGAAATCGAGGAGCACGGCAGAGTTTCCAACACGCTCGCCGCGCTCTTGACCGCGGCGGCCACCGCGGCGCTGTATCCGGCGGTCATCGCGCCACGTCCCTATCGAGCGGCCGGTGTTCGTGCCGGCCAGGCACTGGCTGCCGCATACCTCGGCCGCCACTACCAGGAAGCGGCCCGCACGTTCACCGAATCCTTTGTCCGCCAAGGTGTTCAGGGCGGACTCTTCGGCGACCCGCTGACCACCACCATTCTCCGGCTGGGTCGTGTCTGGCCCGGTTCCGCACCGAGGAGGCACCGATGA